A window of Candidatus Hydrogenedentota bacterium genomic DNA:
GTCGATGTTGAGCCGCAGCTTTTTTCCGGTGAAGGTGAGCACCGGCGTCTCCAACCAGCCGCCCTTGTGATCCGCGTCGATGGAGTAGTAGCCGTCCATGCGCTGCTTGATTGCGCCCACACCGCCCAGATTCTCCACGTCATCGTACTCGGCGCGGATGATCAGCCCGTCGTGGGTGCGACCACTGGCGGTGTAATACTGGAACAGATAGTTGCCGCGCCGCGCGATGCCCTGGGCCATGGTGGCGTACCAGCGATCCCATTCATCGCCCAGGCCGGTGGGGAAGTAGGGCTCGCGGGAGGGGCGGTCCCACTTTACGCCGTCGCGGCTGACCGCAAGCTGAATCTCCAGCACACCGAAGTCCTCCCACTGGCCGGGTGCCTTGGGCCGCAAGAAGGGCTGGCGACTGGGCATGAAGTGGCGGAAGGGGGCCAGGGCCATGAGGTAGGTGTTCTGGGCCCAGGGGTAAATCGTAGCCGAGTTGTAGTAGAAATCCGAATAGGGGTCGTCTTCCGCATCCGTTTCCAGAATGGTCGCTGAATTCGCAGGTGTGAGGAGCCAGTCGTCCTTGTCGGTCTTGGTGTAAGGCCAGGGCTTCAGCGGATCGTCGGTAACGATGCGGGTGATGCGCCGCTCATTCTCCGCATCCCGCTCCAGCACGCGCGTGTAGATTACGTAGGAGCCGATTCGATCGTCCCAGAGCACGATTGGGGGATTGTCGCAGTAGAAAGGGAGCACCTGGCCCACCTCGGTGAAACTCAGACCGTCGGCGGAGTAGGCCGCCTGCACACCGTGTTTCGCGGTGTCGAAGGGCGTGTCGAGGGTCAGGTAGAACATCTTGTAGCGCTTGGCGGGGTCTTGCTCGTGGGTGTCCAGAAGCAGCGTCGGGAAGATGCCCCGCCCGATGGATTTGCCCGTGTGGGTGAAATGGAGGCCGTCGTCGCTCTCGTATATCGTGAGGGAATCGGCGCCGATGTAGAGGCGCACCTTGCCTCCCTCCTCCATGACCTGGTTCACGTGGCCGTGGATGCGGTTCCCGTTCTGATCCAGCAGGGGACCGATCTTCTGGCCCTGATTCATCCGCCGGTGGGTGTTTTCCGAGGCTGCGATGAAGCGGTCGTCGAAGAAGAGCTGCTTCTGATTGCCCACGGGGATGGGTTCGGGGAAGGCTCTGGGGGAGAGGATGGCGATGAGGCAGGCCACTAAGAGGGTGGGGCGCATGGGTACTCCTGGGTGGTGAGGACGGGCGATTGAACATTTCTTAAGCATGATACTCATTGGACTCATAAAGTTGCATGGTGGTGGTGGGTCATATGGGTCTTATGGGTCTTGGCGGATCCACCCATTTAGACCTGTAAGACCCATTCTTTCCCCCGGGCTCGCTCCTGAGCCCCCGTTGCCCCCCGGCCACCCACAGGCTCCCACACAAGACACCCCTGCCAGTCTTGTGGTATTTGACAGACTTGCCACTATATGTAGTGGTGCTGTGGTAAACACCTCACACTTCGGCCCATTTTTGCAGGTTCCGTTGTGTTTTTGTGTTGACTTGGTGGGTGAGTAGTGGTAAATTGTGGGTGGTAAGGGTTAAATCGTGGGAAAGACCAATCGTGTATTACGGTGAATCACAGACAGCCATCGACGACAAGGGACGGATCACCGTCCCCCAGCAGTTTCGTCAGGTGATGGAAGTCCATGATCACGACACGTGGTTCATGACCCGCGGCTTTGACGGCGCGATTTTCCTGTTTGAGAAGTCGCAGTGGGAAAAGTTGAAAGACCTCGGAAGCGGCCATAGCCCCCTCGACCCGCGGATGCTCGATTTCCGCCGGATGTTTCTGGGCAGTGCCGCGAAAGTGAAGCTGGACAAGGCCGGGCGCCTCGCGGTGCCGGCCCTCCTGCGGGAATACGCGGGCCTGCAAAAGGACAGCGTCTTACTGGGCGTAGAAGACCACCTGGAGCTCTGGAGCAAAGAAGGTTGGTGTACCTTCCAGCAGCAGCAGATGGCGAGTTATAAGCAAATGGCCGCGGAATTGTTCGCCGCGGCGAAGTCCGGGAACGGAAAAACAGAAGGAGCGGAGCGGGATGTTGACCATTGATAAATTTGAGAACGGTCTGGTCACGGTATTGCGCCTCGACGGCGATATCGACGAGGACGGCATGAACGTGCTGCGCCTGAGCCTCATGGAGTGCATCCAGGCCCAGCGCTGCCACGTGGTCGTGAATCTTTCCCAGGTGAAGTTCGTCAGCTACATGGGCGTTGGTGTGCTCGTGGAGCGCCTGCGCCAGTTGCGCGCGGTTAAGGGCGATCTGAAGCTGACGGGTGTGAATCTCTACACGGAGCGTCTTTTCCGTATGGTCGGAATCACGAATGTGTTTGAGACTTTCGCCACGGAAGCCCAGGCGGTTCAGTCCTACGCCGAAGCGGCCTGATCCGGGTCCTTCGCAACGCTTTTCCAGGGAGGAGCGTATTCCACACGGATGTGGCGTTGTAATCCCGAGAGGATGGCCAGGTGCTTCATATCCCCGTCATGGCCGATGAGGCCCTGCACTGGTTGTCGGTTCGTCCCGACGGTGTGTACGTGGACGGAACGGCGGGTGCGGGTGGACATTCCTCGCTGATTGCGGCGCGCCTTTCGGGCGGCAGGCTGCTGGCTCTGGATCGGGATCCGTCGGCGGTGGTGCTTGCGGGCGAGCGGTTGCGCGAATTTCCCTGCGCGACGGTGCATCACGCGAACTACGCCGAACTGGCGTCCGTGCTGGCGGTGGCGGGAATTGACGGTGTGGACGGCGTGCTCATCGACGCGGGTTGTTCCAGCATGCAGATCGACACGGCGGGTAGAGGCTTCTCCTTTCAGGAAAACGGCCCCCTCGACATGCGGATGAACCCGGAAGCTGGCGAGCCCGCGGCCGCGCTCCTGCGGCGCTGGTCCCGCGAGGAAGTCGAGAGCATACTGCGTGACTATGGCGATGTGGGCCCCGCGGGACGGATCGCGACGGCGATTAAGGAGGCCGCCTTCGGTGGCCGTCTTGAAACGACCCATGATCTTGTGGCGGCGGTGAAGGCGGCGCTCCCCTTTCTATCGGAAACGCCGGAAGAGGTCCGAACGGTCTTCCAGGCGATTCGCATCGCGGTGAACGATGAGCTCGCGGGATTGCGCCGGGGGGTGGAGGCGGCGATCGACTGTTTAAATCCGGGCGGCCGACTGGTGGTGATTGCATTTCACTCGGGTGAAGATCGGATCGTGAAGCAGGTGATGCGGGAGGCCTCCCGCAAGCGCCATACGCTCCATCCGGACGGACGGGTGAAGGCCACGGAAGCGGCCCGATTGAAAGTATTAACCCCGGGGCCCGTGGAAGCGGGCGCGGGGGAGTGTGCGCGCAATCCACGCGCGAAAAGTGCCCGGCTCCGAGCCGGGGAGCGGTGTTGAGCGCCGCGGAAAGAGGCATCATGAAACGATCGACCATGAAGAAACAGCGCCGGGTGTTGCGGGGTTGGGTCAAGTGGGTGCCCGTGGTGGCGATTCCCTTCTCCATTCTCTTCTTCCACACCTGGCTGAACATCCAGATTCTGCGCGCCGACTACGTGCTGCGCGAGCTCGACGGTGAAGCCCGGGAGTGGGCGGATCGCCTCAACCATACCGGCGTTGCCGAGACCATCCACGAAGATCCCGCCATGCTCGCCGAGCAGGCCGAGCAACTCGCATTTGTGCAGCCCAGCCCAGGCCAGCGCGAGATTATTTACTTCGATCCCAACGTTCCTCTGGTCGCCCCGGAAGACGCCAACATCGCCGTCGCCCAACGCGAAGGCGGGAGCGAGTCCAACCCCGTGGCGACCGAGTCGCTGAGCGATCAGTCGATACCCGTCCCCGCGCCGCCGGTGGAGGGCGCATATTCCGCGACCTTGGACGAAGAGCCCGCCATCGAGCTCCCCGCGGTGGAATCGGTGTCGGCGGTATCACCGGCCAACATTCCCGAGGCGGTGTTCCCGGCGGCGGTTCCGGTCGCGCAGGAAGCGGCGGAGACCGTAGTCACCGGCGCGGCACTGGAAACCCCGGAAGCGCCTGCGGTCGAGGAGGTAGTGGATCTCGAGTCGGCCATGGAGTCCCTGGAGTCGCTTTGAGGTCCGCCGGCGAGCGCGGCTGGCGCCGATGAATGGCCGGAGCATCCGAATTCGCCGCGCGATGGAATGAGTAAGAACCGGGCCGCACACCGCGCCCGAAGTTGGGAGCAAGGTCATGTTCAGGTCGAGATCGGGCGCTAAGAAAGAAGAGCTGTCCCCCTATGGGGAGCGATTAAATCCCCACCAGCAGCGCAGCGCGCGCCTCATGATGACGGCCTTTCTGGCCGTCTTTGCCGTTATCGCCCTGCGCCTTCATTTCGTTCACCTGATCCCCAACAAGGCCCTGAACGTGGAGGAGGCGAAGCACATCGGCGAGGTGACGCTTCGCGAGCCCCGGGGCGAAATCTACGACCGCAACGCGATCCGTCTCGCGACCAACAAGAGCGTGCCCTCGCTCTGGGTGGACTGCACCACGCTGGAGGATCCCGCCGCCTTCGCCGCCGCCGTGGCCTCCCCCCTCGGCCTCGAAGCCGGAGAACTGACCCGGCGCCTCAACGAGCGCACGCCCGACGGCAAGCTGTACAAATTCAAGTGGGTCAAGCGCTGGGTTACCGAGCCGGCGGAAGAGGCCGCGCTGGCCGACCTGCTGGTGGAGTGGGAGAAGATCCTCCACGTGCGTTACGAGTCCCTGCGCCACTATCCCCAGCGGACCGCGGCCGCCCAACTGCTCGGCTTCGTGAATCGCAACGACGAGGCCTCCGAAGGGGTGGAGCTGAGCTACGACAAGCACCTGAGCAGCGAGCAGGGCGTCTACCGCGCGCGCACGGATACGGCCCGGCGCCTGCTGGAATCGCGTGTGCTTGAGTACACGCCCGCCCGGGCCGGTGAGGCGCTCCAGCTCACGCTGGACGTAAACATCCAGCATCACCTGGAGGAAGTGATCGACCAGCGACTGATCGACTGCAAGGCATCCAAGGGTATGGGGATCCTCATGAATCCCCACACGGGTGAGATCCTCGCCATGGCGACACGCCCGGCCTACGATCCGAACTTCTACGAATCCTACACCGACGAACAGCGAAAAAACATCGCCATCGTGGACGTGTTCGAGCCCGGATCGGCCTTCAAGATCGTGGCGGCGGCCGCGGCGCTTGAGGAGGGCCTGATCACGCGCAAGACGATGATCAACTGCGAGAATGGCGGTTTCAATCCCTATGGGCACTATATCAAGGACCACCACCCGCTCGGGGTGGAACCCTTTGAGCACTGCTTCGCGGAATCCAGCAACGTAGCCATTATCAAGGTGGCCAAAATGGTGGGTCCGGAGCGTTTCGAGCAATGGATCCGGGCCTTCGGATTCGGCCAGCGCACCAGCCGGGACTTTCCGGCCGGCGCCGAGAGCCCCGGCATCTTCCGCCCGCGCAAGCAGTGGAACGGCCTGTCGATGGGCTCGCTGCCCATGGGGCAGGAAATAGCCGTAACCATGCCCCAGCTCGCCCGCGCCTTCTCGGTCATCGCCAACGGCGGCTATCTGGTCGAGCCCTACTTCGTGGAGCGGGCTATTGCCAAGGACGGCACGGAAACCTACAAGCACCAGCAGGATACGCGGAAGCGCGTTATTTCGGAAGAAACCGCGAAGACCATGCGTGAATTGCTGAACTTTGCGGTGCAGACCGGCACGGGTGACGACGCCGCCATCGCGGAGTACGACGTGGGCGGCAAGACGGGCACCGCCCAGATGGCAAGCGCCACGGGTCGGGGCTACGACAAGGACCGCTATACCACGGTGTTTGCCGGTCTCGCCCCCATCAACAACCCGAAGCTCGTCTGCGTGATCGTTATCAAAGAACCCATGATCGCCCGCAACTTCCGCTATGGTGGTTACGTCTGTGGACCCGTGTTCAAGGACGTGGTGCGCGACGCGCTGGTGCGATTGAACGTTCCGGCGGATCATCCTCCTGAAGCGGGGGAAGAGGTGAAAGTGGCCAGGGCGATGCCCGTGCCCACCGCTGCGGAGGCGGCCGCCGCGGAGGAAGTTCTCCCCGTCGACGGCGATACCGTGGTGGAACGGCTGAGCGAGGAAGAGATCGAATCGCTCATGCTGGCGATGGAAGATCAGATGGAAAGCCTCGACGGACTGGAACTAACCGCGCCAACCGGGGATGTACAGGCTGGAGATCCCGTCCTGCCCGATCTCACGGGTCTGACAAAGCGCCAGGTGTATGAAAAGCTTCAGGCTCTCGGTCTGCCGTGGGACCCCCGGGGTTCCGGTCGGGTCGTTTCCCAAAGCCCCGCGCCGGGTACGCCCGCGAGCCCGGGCACGCTGTGCGTGGTGGATTTCGCCCGAGGTCCGCTGGAAGTGGCCGAGATGGACGAATCAAGTGACGCGTCGAAAGCATCGGAAAAAGTGAATGACCAGTCATGACCTATGCGAAATTCTGGGCCTGCCCGCGGGCGGAGTCCCGGACTTTGTCGCGCTGGGCATCGCTGAAGACTCGCGCAAGGTCGTTCCCGGCGATCTGTTTATTGCGGTTTCGGGCGAGAAGGTGGACGGCCACGCCTTCGCCGCCGCCGCGGCCACTTCGGGCGCCGTGGCCATCCTGGGGAATCGCGCCGGACTGAACGCCCTCGAAAATCTTCCCTATCTGTATGTGGAGAACCCGCGCCGCGCCGCCGCGTTGATTGCCCACAAACTCGCGGGCGACCCCACGGCCCATCTGGCGGTGATCGGTATTACCGGAACGAACGGCAAGTCCAGCACGGCTCTGCTCACCCAATCCATTTTTCACCATGCCGGCCGCCCGGCGAGCAACTACGGCACCCTGGGCTACGAGATCGGCGGGACCATGCACCACGCGGATCACACGACGCCTTTTGGTCATGAGCTTGCCCGTCTGTTCAAGCAATCCGTGGATGCCGGGGACATCCATGTGGTCATGGAAGTCAGTTCCCACGCGCTGGATCAGGAGCGCGTCGCGGGCATTCATTTTCGCGGTGCCGCGTTCACGAATTTGACCCAGGACCACCTCGATTATCACGCGACCATGGAGGCCTACCGGGACGCCAAGCTGAAGCTCTTTCGGCGCCTTTCCGGCGACGACGCCTTTGCCGTGATCAACTTTGCGGATCCGGCTGCCCCTCATTTTCTGGCGGCCTCCGCCGTCCGCACCATCACCTTCGGCGAGGGCGGCGCCATTCAAGCCAAAGACATACGCCTCGGCATGGGAAAGACCCGCTTCACCCTCTCGACCCCCGAGTGCGGCCGGGAAGTATCAATTAACCTGCTCGGACTGCACAACGTGCAGAACGCGCTCTGCGCCGCGTCCATCGCCTACGGCATGCGCCTCGATCTGGAGGCCATCGCCACGGGTCTCGAAAAGGTCGCGCGCGTGCCGGGTCGCTTCGACGCCGTGGATTGCGGCCAGGATTATTACGTGATTGTGGACTACGCCCACACGGAAGACGGGCTGAAGAATGTCTTGGAGGCCGCGCGCGCCCTTTGCA
This region includes:
- a CDS encoding transpeptidase family protein; the encoded protein is MFRSRSGAKKEELSPYGERLNPHQQRSARLMMTAFLAVFAVIALRLHFVHLIPNKALNVEEAKHIGEVTLREPRGEIYDRNAIRLATNKSVPSLWVDCTTLEDPAAFAAAVASPLGLEAGELTRRLNERTPDGKLYKFKWVKRWVTEPAEEAALADLLVEWEKILHVRYESLRHYPQRTAAAQLLGFVNRNDEASEGVELSYDKHLSSEQGVYRARTDTARRLLESRVLEYTPARAGEALQLTLDVNIQHHLEEVIDQRLIDCKASKGMGILMNPHTGEILAMATRPAYDPNFYESYTDEQRKNIAIVDVFEPGSAFKIVAAAAALEEGLITRKTMINCENGGFNPYGHYIKDHHPLGVEPFEHCFAESSNVAIIKVAKMVGPERFEQWIRAFGFGQRTSRDFPAGAESPGIFRPRKQWNGLSMGSLPMGQEIAVTMPQLARAFSVIANGGYLVEPYFVERAIAKDGTETYKHQQDTRKRVISEETAKTMRELLNFAVQTGTGDDAAIAEYDVGGKTGTAQMASATGRGYDKDRYTTVFAGLAPINNPKLVCVIVIKEPMIARNFRYGGYVCGPVFKDVVRDALVRLNVPADHPPEAGEEVKVARAMPVPTAAEAAAAEEVLPVDGDTVVERLSEEEIESLMLAMEDQMESLDGLELTAPTGDVQAGDPVLPDLTGLTKRQVYEKLQALGLPWDPRGSGRVVSQSPAPGTPASPGTLCVVDFARGPLEVAEMDESSDASKASEKVNDQS
- the rsmH gene encoding 16S rRNA (cytosine(1402)-N(4))-methyltransferase RsmH — encoded protein: MLHIPVMADEALHWLSVRPDGVYVDGTAGAGGHSSLIAARLSGGRLLALDRDPSAVVLAGERLREFPCATVHHANYAELASVLAVAGIDGVDGVLIDAGCSSMQIDTAGRGFSFQENGPLDMRMNPEAGEPAAALLRRWSREEVESILRDYGDVGPAGRIATAIKEAAFGGRLETTHDLVAAVKAALPFLSETPEEVRTVFQAIRIAVNDELAGLRRGVEAAIDCLNPGGRLVVIAFHSGEDRIVKQVMREASRKRHTLHPDGRVKATEAARLKVLTPGPVEAGAGECARNPRAKSARLRAGERC
- a CDS encoding UDP-N-acetylmuramoyl-L-alanyl-D-glutamate--2,6-diaminopimelate ligase; this translates as MTSHDLCEILGLPAGGVPDFVALGIAEDSRKVVPGDLFIAVSGEKVDGHAFAAAAATSGAVAILGNRAGLNALENLPYLYVENPRRAAALIAHKLAGDPTAHLAVIGITGTNGKSSTALLTQSIFHHAGRPASNYGTLGYEIGGTMHHADHTTPFGHELARLFKQSVDAGDIHVVMEVSSHALDQERVAGIHFRGAAFTNLTQDHLDYHATMEAYRDAKLKLFRRLSGDDAFAVINFADPAAPHFLAASAVRTITFGEGGAIQAKDIRLGMGKTRFTLSTPECGREVSINLLGLHNVQNALCAASIAYGMRLDLEAIATGLEKVARVPGRFDAVDCGQDYYVIVDYAHTEDGLKNVLEAARALCKGKIITVFGCGGDRDRGKRPKMGKMAGTLSDYCVLTSDNPRSEDPHRILLDVEVGLQRAGRSKEEDYVVIENREEAIRHAIGRAKQGDLVMIAGKGHEDYQILADKTIHFDDREVAAAAIGARG
- a CDS encoding division/cell wall cluster transcriptional repressor MraZ — encoded protein: MYYGESQTAIDDKGRITVPQQFRQVMEVHDHDTWFMTRGFDGAIFLFEKSQWEKLKDLGSGHSPLDPRMLDFRRMFLGSAAKVKLDKAGRLAVPALLREYAGLQKDSVLLGVEDHLELWSKEGWCTFQQQQMASYKQMAAELFAAAKSGNGKTEGAERDVDH
- a CDS encoding STAS domain-containing protein; translated protein: MLTIDKFENGLVTVLRLDGDIDEDGMNVLRLSLMECIQAQRCHVVVNLSQVKFVSYMGVGVLVERLRQLRAVKGDLKLTGVNLYTERLFRMVGITNVFETFATEAQAVQSYAEAA